Below is a window of Pseudodesulfovibrio sp. JC047 DNA.
TTGCCGTCATCCTGGAGCCTGCTTAATCCGGCTTGGGCATTCATTACTCTGTTGGCTATTCTGCTTTTGATCGCCGCCTACTTGATCATGTATTGTGCTTTCATTTTTATGTTCATCCTAAACTATTTTATGATGTGGCTTCTCTTTTATGTTGGTGGAATAGTCCTGCTTCTTGCCTGTTTTAAAAAAACGCGTGGCATTTTTTGGGGATGGCTTAAAATGCTGTGCAACTTTGCATTGACTGCAATATTCACGGCAATGGTCGTTGCTATTTGCTACAGCGGAATTAGCCAAGCCGTGTTTAAAATGTCGACCTACACCACCAATACAATTGATTTTACCGGCGATTTCCTTGGTTTGTTTATCTGGTGCATCCTTTGCTTTGCTATCACACTCAAGACTCCTGAAATTGCCGCAGGATTGACTAGCACTGTGGCCGGAAGCACTGCCGGAATTGCCGGCATGGCTTCCATGGCCGGAGGACAAGCTATGACAGCAAGCCTCACAGCTGGCACGGCAGTTGGAAAAGGACAACTTTCGATTGGGAAAGCAGTATATGGAAACCGAGACGCCCTTTCTGGGGGTTTTAAGAGTGCCACTGATTATTTGAACGCAAAACTCGGAATACAAGATCCGAGAAAACCCCGTTAAAAACAATGGTTCGCCTTGGTGTTCTCAACACCAAGGCGAATTTGTTCTCTAATACAATAGGAGCTTCTATGATTTTAAACAGTAAACAGACGAGACATAACAAAAGTGAGCCTAAAATAACTCAAAAAGAAATTGATACTCTGGTGGCAGACAAAAAAGCTTTTTTCAAAAAATTGGAACCGGGAAAAATGCCCACTCCAAAAGTGGCCAAAGAATTTCAAGCGTTAAAAAGGAGGGTTCAAGATGTCCTGCGGAGATACTAAATTGGATAAATCGGAACTGAAAAGGCGAGCACGGGTCTTTCGTAATGCTAGCGCTTCCTGCGCCATCGAGGGTTTGTATTTGAGCAAAAAGGTCAAAAAAGAAATCTGGTCCTTATTCCTAACAGGTCTTTCGAGTGATGAATGCGTTGAGATATTTAAAAAGAATAGAGGCTTGTAGCTAAAAGGCTATTGAGAGGTCAGGCTGATGGCCTTTATACGGTCGGAAGCCTCCCTTGCTTGTCGAACCGGAAACCGGTTCCGTTCTCCCTTCGGTCGAGAACCTGGGGACACCCCTTGGAACCCCGTCAACCCAGGAAAGGCCCGCTGCAAGCGTATAGTGACCGAAGGGAACGGAGGTCAACACAGTATGCAAAAGCGCGCCTTGAACCGCGTAACGAAGCGAAGCGCTATACGCATTCTGATAGCCTTACGACTTCATAAGAGGCTTTGCCTCGTCCTCTCACTGGTTCTTAATAAAAATCAAAAAAAATGATTTTAAAAAAAGGAATCGATCATGAATGACAAAACAACAAAGATTAATGTCAAAGTTCCTCGGAAGTATGCACAACGGAAATACCTTGATGCCATAGGGATGGGACTTTTTGATTTGGCTATAGGAATTAGGCCGGAGCAGGACGATGTGGAAGTTGATGATTTGATCAGCGCTCGTCTGGTTCTCAGCCCTAAAGCGACTCAATATTGGGAAAAATTGCTTCCTAGATACCAACACAACCAAAGACGTCTAATTCGTGAAGCATTGCATCTTATCTCCCTAGAGCCGGAATGCCAGCTTCAAACTCGCATTTAAAACGGTGAGGCTTCGGTTAATGACCGGAGCCTCATTCAAAAGCTATGGACACAGGCCTTAATGACGAGAACACAAGTCTTAATGCAAGGGATACAAGTCAAAAAGGTTGGGACACAATGAAAAGACACAGAGATACACTCGATTTTGGATGGGACACAAATTGTGCTTTTTTATGGCTTTTAATATATGTTCAATCATCTAAATAAGTTACGCTTTTGTCTGGTGTCTGAATACCATTACTCGGCAAAATTGAATCCAATGAAACATTGATTTTGTTTATGGCAGGATACGCACTTTGCCAGACAAAGTGCTATTTGCTGGCGCAAATCCTGCCTTGTCAGTCGACAAGGAGAGGGGGCAACCCCCTTGCTGCCTTTGGCAGCTTCACCCGCTTGGGCCTTCCCTAAAGGGTCCCGGCCAGGAGGCTTTTATGAAATCGAATAGAGTCACAGTTCGTCTTGATGAAAATATGCTTTTAGGACTTGAGAAACAAAAAAAGGAACTTGAGGCCCACAGCTTGTCTGAGTTGATCCGTGAAGCTGTGAAATCTTGTTTGCAAAGTGATCAACCTCAACTGAGCCGTGAATTGGTTGAAGAGTTTACGGCATGGCGCAAAGAATTTCATGGTGTTGGTTCCAACTTGAACCAAATCGCATACCGAATGAATTCAGGTCACCCGCAGGCTTCCCAGCAGGTGCTTGAAACTCTCAAGGAATTGAGCGCATCTTTTAAAAAGTTGGCTGAAGATTTCAAGAAGGTGCGTCATGGCTTCGACTTCTAGAAAGGACTCGGATGAATTTCGCGTTGGCCGAGCTAAGCGGAGTCGCGCTGGTTCCCTCCACTTTTCGCAGACCAGCAATGCCAAAGCTAGAAAAACTTCAGGCAAGCCTTCATCAAAACGTTATACCCCGCAAGCGGTGGTTAAAGTTGCGGGATGGGCAACGGCCCCTTCATCAGTCAAAAGAATGTTGGATTACATCGGACGAACCGAAGGCAAGGAAAATCAGGAGTTGGTCGACCTTGAAGCTGAAGATGGAGTCTTGCGTCGGGGGCAATTGGAAGTCGATGAGATTTACGATGAATGGAAACACGATTTTAAACGCAAACCACAACATGTGAAGAAACAGCCTCGTCATGCTGTTCATCTAATCTTATCTGCCTCAGCCAAACTGAATGAAGATAATATCGGCAAAACTTTGAAAGCTGCCCGTAGGGTGGCCGAAAAACATTTCGGGGAACCTGGCTATAAATATGCACTCGGAGTTCACCAGGACGGCAAATATCCGCATGTTCATATGATTGTGAACACCGTCAACACAGACAGGCAGGCCCCCAAGCTTCGGCTTGGGAAAAAACAAATTTTTGAAATGAGGCAGTCGTTGGCCACAGAGTTAACTAGGGAAGGCTTAGATCATGTTGCCACCAGAGGAAACAGCAAGGTCCGAAATCCAAAAACTAAGGGGGCGAAGCCCAATTCATTAGCCAAGGTCAAAAAGGTCTTGACCAAAATGGACAAAGAACAACGTCAGTTCGAAAGAGCGCTCACTCGAAAGAATCCACGAATCAATGCCATCCAGCATCGCCAACAACAAGCCAAGGTGCTGGATACATTACGTGCCCAGGTCAAAGACGACAGCTCTTTGAACAAAGAAGAAAGGTTGGAAGCTTTCAACCGGCTTCGCAAATTCCGGCGCGGCATCGAGAAGAAGGGAGTTAATGTGAAAATTGAGATACAAGCAACCGTCAATTTTTATGAAGTTCAGTTCAAAAAATGGAAAAAGAACGCCGAGCAGTTTAAGACAAACTATTACTTTCAGGGGAAGAAGGGACAAAAGGACGTGGCTTCAAATTTTGATGAAAAGAGCATGTTTTTACAAAAGAAACTGGAACGGTTTTTGAGAAAAGATTTGAAGCAACAAAACATTCCTGTTGAGGTGAAGAAAGCCATCCACAAACAGCTTCGTCCGCGGCTTAATGAAATAAAGAAAGTTCGCGAAATGAGTTTGGGAAACAGGCAAGCTTTTATAAAATAACGACTTGCATCCATTGCGGTCTCTTAGTATGCCCCGGAGAACTTAGATTCTATAAACAAAGGGGGATATATGCCTAAGAAAGTATTAATATTGGTTCAGGCACTTTTGGTTCTTTGCCTCGTGGGGTGCAGCGACAAACTCTCCAAAGAAACAGCAAAAGAGGTTCTTGAAAAGGACCTTATCGCTAAGCAGTCTAAGCGTTTTAGGAGTATTACTTTTGAGAAAGGCTCAGCCGGTTTTGAGTATTTCCAAAAAATGATTGCTGAGGGAAATTTTGAATTCAAAAAGAAGGAAGAACTTTGGAATGTTTTAAGTAAAGAACCATTGTTTGAAAAGATCTATTTGCCAAAGTCTGAGCTTGCTGGTGTGTTCGATAAAATCATAATTCGGGATGATCTTACTCTTACGAAAGCTACGGCGCTTGAAATCATGGAAAAAGCAATGAGGGGAAAACACAAGCTACAGCGCACAGTATTTTGTATTGTTGATTGTTGGATCACTCGTGAAGAAGTGCAAATAATTGATTCCGTTCTTAATGATGAAAAGGCGGGAACAGCAAAGGTTAAGTTCACCATTGCCGAAGTACCAATTGCTCCGTATTACGAAGAGCTTTTGGGCCTTGCGAAATCTGATCCGAAATTCCTTTCTAGGGTGTTTCAACTGAGAAAGCCCTATACGACTGAAGCTATGTTGAAAAGGTATGATGAAGGTTGGACAGTTGAATCTAAGTTTTTGTAAGGAAAATAAAAAAAGTCATCGCCGTTGGCAGTACACATTTTGAGTGAAGAAAGTGTTCCTGAATTTATTCTGTGGATTTGCTTTATCTATAAACGTTATGACGCGGTTTCGCCAGCAGGCGGACCGCGTCATTCTTTTTAAGGCCTGATAGAAATCTAGTGTTAACCACCAAGGCAAATAGATGAACAATTGATTAAGATTGTTTTTGTTCTCCCAAAACGTGCCTCACTTTCTACTCAAAATTTAGCACGAAAAAGTATTACTTATTTCGTGACAGGTAGTTCCATTCACCAACGCGTGTCGCCTTGCTCTAAATATGTCCAATCGAAGCCCTATTTAATCTATGTTCGGCAAGTCTTTAGCAAGTCCAAGGCAAATGAATTCATAATTGTCAGAATTACTATCGAGTTGGAAATCTTCAAATTGAGCATGATGTGCGATAATCTCTGGAGCAGGTAGCCCATTAGGTTCTTTCCCACTCACAAATCCGTATACTTTCTTGCTCCCTCTTTTGTTGTGAATCATCACGTATGCATTTATATTTGCAGAATTGATCCTCTCAGAACGCTGGGCAACATGACAAAAGGTCCAAGCCATTTCTTTTTCATTTTTTACCATAGTCGGAGCATCGGGCAGGTGTTTAAGAGCTTCTTCTAAACGATCTGAGAATACTTTGGAGTACTCAATATTGAGATATGAACGTTGGTTAATATCCAAATATGACTCAGGCAATGTTTCCAAATCAAAATCTTCACCAACCAATGAAACAATCGTTCTTAACCACGCTTCATGTTGGCCTTGGGTTGGCGCTGGATTATCCAACAGACGCTCAAGAATCAATTGGCGAATGGTGACGCTCTCTACATTTCCCTTATAGTATATTAAACTATCATCTTGAGAGTAGTATCCAACCTGACAAGATTGATCAAAAGAGTAAAAGCCGCTGGTGACGTGGACAGCATCACGCAAGAACAGCCTGGAGTATGATATTGATTTATCGATTAAATTCTCATTTCTCTTGTATGCAGGGGCACAGTAACCAATATCCTCCAAAGCTGCCGCGACTACATTCTTTTCCCACAAGACCTGCTTGGCCGCTTGCTCCAGCAGGTGAGAATGAAAAGCCTTTATAAGAAAATCATCTAGGGAATTATAAGTAGAAGTACCAGCACCATTAATCTTGCACTCGATGGGTGAACTAAAATGGTGTGGAAGCAAGTCGCCTAATGAATGTTCTCGAATACAGACCCGCCATGTTCCAGGGTATTTTTCTAACCCTCGTATCCTAAAATACAACTCACCAAATTCATTCGAATCAGATCCATCGGTTACGATTTGCCAACCCAATTTAATCATGAAAGCCAACAGGCAAGCTTGATGATTGGGAAGGTTCTCAAATTCGACAAGTTCTTCATCGCCTGTGATTTTTCGCGTTGGGAGTGCCTTCATGAGTTTCTCCTACACTTATTCAGTGATCCCATCGAGTAGCTCACTGAGGGAAGTCGTTGCGCCCATGTTTTCGAATAGCCCGTATTCCTTAATAAAGAACAATTCACATCTGCCGGTCGGGCCACAATGCTGTTTGGCTATAATGATTTCAGCATGATTTTTGAGAGGGTTGTCTTCAGATTTGTTGTATGCACTGTCGCGGTATAAAAAAATAATGTTGTCGGCGTCATCTTCGATGGCACCAGAATCTCGAAGATCAGGAAGCATGGGACGTTTATCAGTTCTTTCCTCAACTTTCCTGTTAAGCTGAGAAAGTAAAATCACATGTGTTTTGGTTTCTCGGGCAAGGACTTTAAACATACGAGTCATATCTGCAATTTCTTGATCTCTTGGTGGCCTTGGATTTGTGGGCTGTAAGAGTTGCAAGTAATCAATTAAAATAAGGCCAGCTCCATATGTCTTAACGTGCTCATGAGTAACCTCAACAATTTTGGCACCCGTAATTGACGGCTCGTCATGAATTTGAATGGGGGCATCGGCGAGCAAGTCTGCTCCTTCAGAAATTCTTAACCATTCCAGGTCTTCAAGATTGCCAGTTTTCAAATTGGTATTTACAATTTTACATTGAAATGAAATCATCCGAGTTAATATATTTTCTACCGTTTCTCCTGGAGAGAATATAAGCACTGGAGTGTCAGATTTAATAGCGGCCCGTGTGCCAAGATTAAGAGCGAAGCTAGTCACTCCCATTGACGGGCGCCCTGCTATGACTGTGAGTTGGCTTTCTTGCAATCCAGCAGTTATGCAATCTAAGTCATAAAAGTGTGTTTGAATCCCAGTGACGGAGCTTTTAGTATCAAAACGGTCGGTTGTTTTCTGAAGTGCCGACTCCACGGCATCTTTCGCACTCCAGGTCTTGTTCTCGTATTGCGACATCAAAGCTTCCTTTGGTGGAATGTTTTGAGCAGTTGCTTGTTCAGTTATTAGCTCTCCCACTATCACGACTTTGTGCGCATTTCAAATATAAAACTTCTTGTTTTATCTAGCCTTTGGAGTTTTAAAAAAGGACAAACATATGACCAAGCTCAAATTGTCATTGAGACTTTTACAGCTATACAACGCTGACACCCAAGATCAATGCAAATAGGATATCTAATTATTGATACCCGTAGTATTTTCAGATAGCTTCCAGCTGAAACATGTGTTTTCTTAATATGTTGATTAGAATGTCGGAGGGATCATGGCTGTTTGGTTAGTTCGCGCAGGCTCGCATGGAGAATTTGAACAAAAATTTATTCAAGATGAACGTATATATGTCACTTGGGAAGATTTGGATAAAAATATTGAAAAGCTTGCCGACAAAGAATCTCTCTTTTCGCTTTTAGATTCGATGCATCCCGATTCAAAGCCTAAACGTCTTCACAACTGGGTAAGCCAGATATGGCCTTTCGCCCATGAAATGGCAATTGGTGACCTTGTTGTCGTTCCACTAAAGAGCCAGTCTGTTATTTACTTTGGCGAAATTACTGGCCCCTACCAATTTGAACCAGAAGGACCTAACCCTTACTATCACTGGCGTTCGGTCAAATGGGTTGGCGAAGCTATTCCTCGATCTCATTTTGGACAAGACCTCTTGTATACATTCGGTGCCTTCTTAACGATCTGCCGTGTCCAGCGAAACAATGCCGAGAAACGCATTGAAGCAATGCGCCAAAATGACTGGAAAGCTGAGAAAAAAGCGGATGTCATTTCTTCTTCTATGGAACCATATACAAATGGTTCAAGCGAATCGATCAACCTTGAAGAATTAGCCAGAGATCAAATTGCTAAAATAATTGAAGCCAAGTTTAAAGGGCACAGCTTGACTCGTTTAGTGGAAGCTATTCTAAAGGCTCAAGGATACACAACGTATCGCAGCCCAGAAGGAGCTGACGGAGGAGCAGACATTCTCGCAGGAGCTGGCCCGCTTGGTTTTGGAGAGCCACGTCTTTGCATTGAAGTAAAATCTGAAAGTACGCCGATAGACCGTCCCACTGTTGACAAGCTGCTTGGGGCCGTAACAAAATTTGGAGCAAATGAAGGACTATTCGTTTCCTGGAGTGGCTTCAAATCAACAGTTCCCAAAGAGCTTGCTGCCAGCTTTTTCCGAGTTAGGCTTTGGTCACAAAAAGATCTTATTGAACAGCTGCTAGCGAACTACGACAAACTCGATGAAGATTTACAAGCAGAGCTCCCGTTAAAACGGATATGGACAATTACATTGCCCGAAGACGACTAGCCCCAGAACTCATTGACTTTCTTTCAAGCAAACTGGGTTGCCTATTCGTCACCATAAACAACTTGAGTATCATAGCCGACTCTCCGCATCAGAACTCCCCGTTGCAAGGGCGCTATAAATCTCAACACCTACTATTATTAAATTGCCATATTTTTTTTATACAGCTACGACTTCTTAGGGCTGCCAATTCACTATTTGTTGTCGTATTTCGTCAAAGGCTTTGTCCTGCATATCCTCATCTCTAGTCCTAGCTTCTACCAATGCTTGGATGGTTTCATCTCTTCTCGCCACAAATTGCTGATACCTCTTATGCAGTAGCTTACAGTCCTCTTTGTGATGAGGAACTCTGATTAAACCTCTAGTGCCAGCACTCGCAATTAAGATCACAAGTGGAACTTGGCTAGATTCTTTCAGTTCAACAACCTTAAGCACCTTTTTCCCCTTAACAAACTCTACGCCATGATCAACAAGTAGACTTTTATGAGGGTTAGCCAAACCTGCTGTAGGTAACTCATAAGTATCAAATGGTTTCTTTCTATCCAAGAAATCTGGATCATACTTTTGAAGTAATCTGCTATGATTTTTTACAATTTCTTCAAATATCTGCGTTCCGATCTCTAGCGAAGTAGCAGGAGTGCACCGCTTAGCTGTTTTCTTATTCGCTATGGCTTTTTCTTCCATCTGGCGTGTTTGCTCATAATGTTGCCCAACATACTCATAAATCTCAGAGAGTAAGGTTTCCCGCCTTTCCTTCGATTTTTCACCAAGCATCTCAAGGACAGCATCATCAAGCTCTCTCCTGTCTGCCATATCGAGCTCACATTCATCGGACAGCAGCTCAAGTTCGGCATCCTTTCCTTTTGCTAGATATGCCATCCTCCTAAGACGTTTTTCCGACAAAAAGTTCATTGCCTTACGATTTTTCATTTTTGAGAATGCGTTGCCGATACGTTTCGCTGATGACTTGGATGCCTTTGAATAATCAGGCACCAACATCATATTTACATCAATTACTTCTGTTTTTAAGTTACCCTCAACTCCAACAGGCCGCCCGAATTGATGTTTAGACAGTGTTACAATGGTTGAGTTAAGGACTCCAGCTACAAGATTTGCGTCGATTTTACTTGATATGTGGACGTCGTATAGATTGCAATTACACTGCAAATGATGCTCATTAAATGGTGCTACATGTTTGTATTGCTGTGATTTCGGCCAAAAGACAACACCTCTTCTGTGACCAGTGAGATCGTACCACTCCCGTTCCTCAGTCACCCTTGAAGCGCATGTGGCTCCTTTGTGATAATTCTGAGCTTCTCCCCACTCAATATAATCAAGAACGTGAGTTCCTTTCAGTTTCTTTTTGCTGTCTTTAACTAACAGAATTAAACGGCCACAATCTCCGGGCTGGACGGTAAATTCTCCCACCTCCATAAGGCTGTGGACTTCCGGCTCAAGATATTCAGATTCAATGGGTCGAATCTCGCCCCGTTGCTCTCCACAGAGGACGAGTTTTATCTCCCCGGCTTCCACAGAGTCTCTATTGACTCCATAAATCTTGTAAAATTCGAGAGCATCTTCATACTCATCCAAACATTTTACGCTACAATCTTT
It encodes the following:
- a CDS encoding type IV secretion system protein, whose translation is MTVSASIYNSLTISLSRFYLEMYQSMMDSFGIFFHSVFVLYLVYTGFQYLYGEKDGKDAKDIFITCLLVSSVYVLVLQSAGYFNYVIRPTFDLFTDLLTFLFGIVEKVSSQNPTATGQAAYLKEINTMTDLFTGLDMMALEFIKSCKGLLPSSWSLLNPAWAFITLLAILLLIAAYLIMYCAFIFMFILNYFMMWLLFYVGGIVLLLACFKKTRGIFWGWLKMLCNFALTAIFTAMVVAICYSGISQAVFKMSTYTTNTIDFTGDFLGLFIWCILCFAITLKTPEIAAGLTSTVAGSTAGIAGMASMAGGQAMTASLTAGTAVGKGQLSIGKAVYGNRDALSGGFKSATDYLNAKLGIQDPRKPR
- the mobC gene encoding plasmid mobilization relaxosome protein MobC — its product is MKSNRVTVRLDENMLLGLEKQKKELEAHSLSELIREAVKSCLQSDQPQLSRELVEEFTAWRKEFHGVGSNLNQIAYRMNSGHPQASQQVLETLKELSASFKKLAEDFKKVRHGFDF
- a CDS encoding relaxase/mobilization nuclease domain-containing protein, which gives rise to MASTSRKDSDEFRVGRAKRSRAGSLHFSQTSNAKARKTSGKPSSKRYTPQAVVKVAGWATAPSSVKRMLDYIGRTEGKENQELVDLEAEDGVLRRGQLEVDEIYDEWKHDFKRKPQHVKKQPRHAVHLILSASAKLNEDNIGKTLKAARRVAEKHFGEPGYKYALGVHQDGKYPHVHMIVNTVNTDRQAPKLRLGKKQIFEMRQSLATELTREGLDHVATRGNSKVRNPKTKGAKPNSLAKVKKVLTKMDKEQRQFERALTRKNPRINAIQHRQQQAKVLDTLRAQVKDDSSLNKEERLEAFNRLRKFRRGIEKKGVNVKIEIQATVNFYEVQFKKWKKNAEQFKTNYYFQGKKGQKDVASNFDEKSMFLQKKLERFLRKDLKQQNIPVEVKKAIHKQLRPRLNEIKKVREMSLGNRQAFIK
- a CDS encoding DnaB-like helicase C-terminal domain-containing protein, which translates into the protein MSQYENKTWSAKDAVESALQKTTDRFDTKSSVTGIQTHFYDLDCITAGLQESQLTVIAGRPSMGVTSFALNLGTRAAIKSDTPVLIFSPGETVENILTRMISFQCKIVNTNLKTGNLEDLEWLRISEGADLLADAPIQIHDEPSITGAKIVEVTHEHVKTYGAGLILIDYLQLLQPTNPRPPRDQEIADMTRMFKVLARETKTHVILLSQLNRKVEERTDKRPMLPDLRDSGAIEDDADNIIFLYRDSAYNKSEDNPLKNHAEIIIAKQHCGPTGRCELFFIKEYGLFENMGATTSLSELLDGITE
- a CDS encoding restriction endonuclease; its protein translation is MAVWLVRAGSHGEFEQKFIQDERIYVTWEDLDKNIEKLADKESLFSLLDSMHPDSKPKRLHNWVSQIWPFAHEMAIGDLVVVPLKSQSVIYFGEITGPYQFEPEGPNPYYHWRSVKWVGEAIPRSHFGQDLLYTFGAFLTICRVQRNNAEKRIEAMRQNDWKAEKKADVISSSMEPYTNGSSESINLEELARDQIAKIIEAKFKGHSLTRLVEAILKAQGYTTYRSPEGADGGADILAGAGPLGFGEPRLCIEVKSESTPIDRPTVDKLLGAVTKFGANEGLFVSWSGFKSTVPKELAASFFRVRLWSQKDLIEQLLANYDKLDEDLQAELPLKRIWTITLPEDD